DNA sequence from the Gadus morhua chromosome 21, gadMor3.0, whole genome shotgun sequence genome:
gccaggtgttaggggaggagccaggtgttaagGGCGGTGCCAAAtgtaaggggaggagaggagagaatgtCTTGCTCACGAAACAAAACTTAACATTCATAGAAACCAAAACCAACCGACGTGGAAGCAGTATTTGACTCTTTCAGGAGTCAAATAAAACGCAGTTTGGAACAAATTGTCTGACAGACAGAAAACAtaacaaggtgagtaaagcagcACAAGATATGGAATTAGAAATATAAATTGCTCAACACATAAAACTtatcgtctgtgtctaggaatggcctctgctaacacttcctggtctgaggaggacttttcatgttccatctgtctggatgtgttcagcagcccagttaCCACACcgtgtggacacaacttctgcagaacctgtattacaaagttctgggatgaacaagtcaagtacaaatgtcctgtttgcaacaagatTTTCGACACAAAACCTGATCCACAggtcaataccctcttatcagagctggctgttcagtttagaacaaccgtacgagtaaaagagcagccttgtttTGAAAcggcagaagttccctgtgacgtctgtactgggacccagcagaaggctgtgaagtcctgcctagtgtgtttcacctcttactgccaaacccacctggagccacatcagagagtcactcgcctgcagaaacatcggctggtcgagcctatggaccgtctggaagacgggatgtgtaagaaacacgaccgacttctggagctcttctgccagactgaacaggtgtgtgtgtgtctgttgtgcacagagacagaccacaagtcccatcctgttgtacctctgaaggaggaatatgaagtgaagacggcccagctggggaaggtagaggctgaagttccacagatgatccaggagaggaaacaaaagattaaggagGTCAAAGACAGAGTAGAACTGAGCAACAAagttgcagacagagagatagccattggtgggcaggtcttcactgctctgataggctgtgttgaaaagtgccggcatgaattcaaccaaacggttcaagaggaactgaaatccacagagaaacaagctgaagacctcatcaaagagctggagcaggaaatagaagatctgaccaatagatgctcagaggtgaagcagctctcacatactaaagaccacctccacttcctccagaccttcagatccctgaaggatcctccacccaccagggactggaccacggtggaggtccgtcctccgtcatacttAGGGACCTTGaagagatccctggatcagctggaggagacactgaacatggagatgaagaagctgcatgatgctgaactgaagagggtccagcagtatgaagtagatgtgtctctggatcctgatacagctgcTCCTggtctcatcctgtctgaggatgggaaacaagtacatgatggaggtgtgaggaaggtactcccagacaaccctaagagatttacgcAGTCTATatttgttctcacgaggcagagcttctcctcagggagattttactttgaggtccaggttaaagacaagacttattggtggttaggagtggtcagagagtccatcgacagaagCGGTGCGACCACGaggacccctgagacgggttactggactcttctcTACAACAAGGATGTATTGGTATTTAATGATAACCctcctgtccgtctccctctgagagctgagctccagaaggtgggggtgtttgttgattatgatgagggt
Encoded proteins:
- the LOC115534623 gene encoding E3 ubiquitin-protein ligase TRIM39-like, with product MASANTSWSEEDFSCSICLDVFSSPVTTPCGHNFCRTCITKFWDEQVKYKCPVCNKIFDTKPDPQVNTLLSELAVQFRTTVRVKEQPCFETAEVPCDVCTGTQQKAVKSCLVCFTSYCQTHLEPHQRVTRLQKHRLVEPMDRLEDGMCKKHDRLLELFCQTEQVCVCLLCTETDHKSHPVVPLKEEYEVKTAQLGKVEAEVPQMIQERKQKIKEVKDRVELSNKVADREIAIGGQVFTALIGCVEKCRHEFNQTVQEELKSTEKQAEDLIKELEQEIEDLTNRCSEVKQLSHTKDHLHFLQTFRSLKDPPPTRDWTTVEVRPPSYLGTLKRSLDQLEETLNMEMKKLHDAELKRVQQYEVDVSLDPDTAAPGLILSEDGKQVHDGGVRKVLPDNPKRFTQSIFVLTRQSFSSGRFYFEVQVKDKTYWWLGVVRESIDRSGATTRTPETGYWTLLYNKDVLVFNDNPPVRLPLRAELQKVGVFVDYDEGVVSFYDVEARVYIYSATGCTFSEPLYPFLYPGPRDYGGNNSAPLIISPVNQTD